AGGACCTCTACCTCGCCTGGTCCTCCGTGGACCCCAAGGGCTACCCCCCGCCCGATCGCCGCACCATCGCCACCTCGCTCCTCAAGGGCTGCGAGGCCCTCGCCAGCTCCGATGGGGTGATGGCGTACTCGCTCGGCGAGCGCGCCGTGCTCTTCGAGGAGACGGCCCCGGGCCTGCGCTGCCTCGCCCGCACCGCGCTCGCCACCGACCAGCGCGGCACCGCCGAGGACGCCCTGCGCCGCGGCCTGGAGCACTTCCCCAAGGACGGCCACTTCGGCTTCGAGCTGGGCAAGCTCCTGCTCGAGGACAAGGATCCCCAGGGCGCCCTCGCGGCGCTGGGCAAGGTGCCGCCGCGCGCGCCCGAGGCGGCCAAGGCCCGTGCGCTCATGCAGAAGGCCCGCAGCGCCTCCAGCGAGGAGAGCGCCGCCATGGCCCAGGCCCGCGCCATCGAGCGGCGCTTCACCGGCGAGACCGAGGACAACAAGGGCTCCGTCCAGCCCGCCTCCGGCTCGGCTCCCACCGGCCTGTCCTATGAGTCCGGCGTGGCCTCGGACGGGATGCGCACCCGCTCCAACAGCCGCTTCGTCGTGAAGTACTTCAACAACGCGCGCGACTTCGGCCAGCGCGCCGAGTACGAGGGCCGCATCGTCTCCGCGCTCGACGAGGCCCACTTCCACACCCGCCAGGTGCTGGGCGAGGCGCGCGAGGCCCCCGTGGACGTCATCCTCTACACCCGCGAGGAGTTCCGCACCCACCAGGGCTCGGCGCTGGCGCGCATGGTGGCCGGGCTGTACTCGGACGGCGCCATCCGCATCAACGACGCCGCCGAGCTCACCCAGCAGACCAAGGCCACGCTCGTCCACGAGTACGTGCACGCCGTGGTGGATGACCTGGTGCGCGCCGCCGAGGGCGGCCAGCGTGTCCCCATCTGGCTCAACGAGGGCCTTGCCGAGTACGTGGAATGGCGCTACCTGGGCAGTGACAAACCGCCCCACGCGCTGGCCACCCGCATGCGCGGTGCCGCCCAGAACGGGCAGCTCCCGCGCCTCTCGGACATGGCCGGTGGGGCCCTCATCCAGCAGCGCGACCCGGCGCTGGCATATGGGACGTCGGCCGTGGCCGTCCGCGAGCTGCTGAACGAGGGAGGGCCCGCCCGGCTGCTCGAGCTCATCCGCGAGGTGGGCCAGGGCGCGTCCTTCGAGGAGGCCCTGCGGCAGCGCTACGGCCGCGGCGTCCCGGAGCTGGAGGCCTCCGTCCAGGCCACTCTCTCGCGGAGGTAGCAGGCAGGCGGATTCCGTGTTCGCGAAGTTTACCCCTCCCCTCGAGTCCCCTACACTCGCCTACGGAAATTTTTTGATATGGCGCTGCGGCAGGAGTCCCGGCCCCGGGTCCGCAGCGAGGTGACGATGTCCGACACGCGCGCGGCGATGAGGGAGTTTCGCTTCTTGGATGAGAAGCGGACGCGGGGGAATCTTTCCCCCTCGGAGGAGGCTCGTTTGAACGAGCTGCGGGGGCACCTGGGTGACCCAGGCATGCCCGCGCAGGAGCAGGCCCCTGCCCTGGACTCCGCGCAGCAGCCCCAGGGCTACTACGGCGAGGACGGCCAGTGGTACGCCTACCCCGCCGGGTACGATCCCAACCAGGGCTACGACCCCAACCAGGGCTACGCCGGCTACGACCCCAACCAGGGTTACGCGCAGCAGCCCCAGGGCTACTACGGCGAGGACGGCCAGTGGTACGCCTACCCCGCCGGGTACGATCCCAACCAGGGTGCCCAGGGTTACGACCCCAACCAGGGCTACGCTGGCTACGACCCCAACCAGGGCTACGCGCAACAGCCGCAGGGCTACTACGGCGACGACGGCCAGTGGTACGCCTACCCCGCCGGGTACGATCCCAACCAGGGCGCCCAGGGTTACGACCCCAACCAGGGCTACGCCGGCTACGACCCCAACCAGGGCTACGATCCCAACCAGGGTTACGCCGCCCCGCAGGGCGAGGCCTACGCCGCCGAAGCGCCACAGGCCTACGCCGCCGAGGCCACCGCGCAGCAGCCGGAGTCCGCCTACGCCTCTCCGGTGCCCGGGTACGTGCCGCAGCAGCCGCATCCGATGCCGGATCCGGTCAAGCTCAGCCTCGAGACCGAGAACCTGGAAGTGCCCGCGCTGAACGAGCCCGCGCCCTGGGAGGAGCCCACGCCGGAGCCTCTCGCCGAGGCCGAGGCCGAAGCCCAGCCCCAGGCCGAAGCCGAGCCGATGATGTTCGACGAGGCGCAGCCCGCCACCGAGGACGTCTTCGAGGTGACGGACACCGACGTCTCGCCCGTCAGCGAGGCCATTCCCATCCCCGAGAACGTTCCCGAGTCGGTCGACATGAGCGACTGGAACGACGTCACCGCGCCCTCGGCGGCCTCGCTCTCGGCGCGGCAGTTGGAGCACGACGTCACGGCCGAGCCGGAGAGCTCGGGTCCCATCGAGCTGGGCGAGGACGACTTCTCCTCGCTCAACTCCGACCTGCAGACGCCCGCGGCCGCCTCGGCGCCGCCCGTGGCCGACGAGCCGCCGCGCACGCCCCTGCGCACCATCGAGATCCAGCACTCGGACATCGAGCTGATCGAGGGTGAGGGCGAGGCGCCGCTCGCCGCCGAGCCGGTGCTCGCCGAGGAGCTCTCGCAGCCTGTCTCCGAGGAGTGGGCCTCCGCGCCACTCGCGGTGGACTCGGAGCCGGGCAGCGCGCCGCAGTCCGACGACGCGTCCGAAGAAGATCCGATGGAGATCACCGCGTCGTACGCGATCCCCGTGTATCCGGAGACCTCGTCCGACGCGGCGCCCGTCCCCACCCTGGATGCGAACGACGTCCAGTCCGAGCCCGCCTCCGCGGGAGGGACCCCCACGTTCGACGTCTCCGACCTCGAGGCCTCGCCGGAGCAGGACATGGGACCCGCGGCCGAGACGCCGTGGGAGACCGCCGCCGAGGAGCCCGCGCCTGGCGCTGGCACGGAGCCGCCCACGTTCGACATGGCGGAGGTCGGTGCCGAGATGGAGCCCTCGGCGTCCGCGTCCGAGTACGGCGCGCACATGACGACGTTGGACCTGCACCCGGTGCAGGTGGCGCCCGATCTGCAGGCGGACACCGTCGAGGTCGCCGACTCGTTCGAGCCCGAGGCCACGCGGCCGTCGGACTGGGGCGTGCAGACGGACACGCTCGAGGCGACGCCCGCGGACGAGCAGCCGTACGACATGGGCAACCCGGGCGACGCCGTCCCGCTGACCAGCGCCTCGGACTTCCTGGGGCACTCGGAGCAGCCGGGCGCGGCGGTCTCGGACGAGCCCGTGCCGCTCGAGACGACGGACGCGAGCTGGAGCGGAAACGAGGCGGGAAGCACCGGCGAGGGACTCCAGTTGGAGAGCGCCGCGGAGTACATGAGCACTCCGGAGTTCGCGACGGCCAGCGCGACGTGGGGCCACCAGCCCGAGACGCCCGCCGAGCCCGAGAACACCTCGGCCTACGGCGCGCCCTTGAGCGAGGACGCCGGCCAGCCTCCGCTCGAGGCCCAGCCGGAGTGGACGACGTCCGCCGACGGGCAGGCCGCCATCGAGGTCCAGGGCGAGTGGATGACCTCCGAGCCCGCTGCTGCCACCGAGTCGCAGCCCGAGTGGTCGGCTCCCGCTGAAGAGCAGCCGGCGATGGAGGCGCAGACCGAGTGGGCCACGCCCGCCGAAGAGCAGCCGGTGATGGAGGCTCAGGCCGAGTGGGCCACGCCCGCCGAAGAGCAGCCGGTGATGGAGGCTCAGGCCGAGTGGGCCACGCCCGCTGAGGAGCAGCCCGCCGCCGAGGCGCAGCCCGAGTGGTCGGCTCCCGCCGAAGAGCAGCCAGTGATGGAGGCTCAGGCCGAGTGGACCACACCCGCTGAAGAGCAGCCGGTGATGGAGGCTCAGGCCGAGTGGGCCACGCCCGCCGAAGAGCAGCCGGTGATGGAGGCTCAGGCCGAGTGGGCCACTCCCGCTGAGGAGCAGCCCGCCGCCGAGGCGCAGCCCGAGTGGTCGGCTCCCGCCGAAGAGCAGCCGGTCATGGAGGCCCAGGCCGAGTGGGCCACTCCTGCTGAAGAGCAGCCCGTCATGGAGGCCCAGCCCGAGTGGGCCACTCCCGCCGAGGAGCAGCCCGCTGCCGAGGCTCAGCCGGTCATGGAGGCCCAGCCCGAGTGGGCCACGCCTGCTGAAGAGCAGCCCGTCATGGAGGCCCAGGCCGAGTGGGCCACTCCTGCTGAAGAGCAGCCGGTCATGGAGGCTCAGGCCGAGTGGGCCACTCCCGCCGAGGAGCAGTCCGCCGCTGAGGCTCAGCCGGTCATGGAGGCCCAAACCGAGTGGGCCACGCCTGCTGAAGAGCAGCCGGTCATGGAGGCCCAGCCCGAGTGGGCTACGCCCGCCGAGGAACAGTCCGCTGCCGAAGCCCAGCCGGTCATGGAGGCGCAGACCGAGTGGGCCACGCCTGCTGAAGAGCAGCCGGTGATGGAAGCCCAGGCTGAGTGGTCCACGCCCGCTGAAGAGCAGCCCGCCGCCGAGGTTCAGCCCGAGTGGGCCACGCCTGCTGAAGAGCAGCCGGTGATGGAGGCCCAGGCCGAGTGGGCCACGCCCGCTGAAGAGCAGCCCGCCGCCGAGGTTCAGCCCGAGTGGGCCACGCCCGCTGAAGAGCAGCCCGCCGCCGAGGTTCAGCCAGACTGGGCCACGCCTGCTGAAGAGCAGCCGGTGATGGAGGCGCAGCCCGAGTGGGCCACGCCCGCTGAAGAGCAGCCCGCCGCCGAGGTTCAGCCAGACTGGGCCACGCCTGCTGAGGAGCAGCCGGTGATGGAGGCCCAGGCCGAGTGGGCCACGCCCGCTGAAGAGCAGCCCGCCGCCGAGGCGCAGGCCGAGTGGGCCACGCCTGCTGAAGAGCAGCCCGTCATGGAGGCTCAGCCCGAGTGGGCTACGCCCGCTGAAGAGCAGCCCGTCATGGAGGCTCAGCCCGAGTGGACAGCTCCCGCCGAGGAGCAGCCCGTCATGGAGGCTCAGGCCGAGTGGGCCACTCCTGCCGAGGAGCAACCCGCTGCCGAGGCGCAGCCTGAGTGGGCCACGCCTGCTGAAGAACAGCCGGTGATGGAGGCTCAGCCCGAGTGGGCTACGCCCGCTGAAGAGCAGCCCGTCATGGAGGCTCAGCCCGAGTGGGCCACTCCCGCTGAAGAGCAGCCCGTCATGGAGGCTCAGCCCGAGTGGGCCACTCCCGCCGAGCAGCAGCCTGTTCTCGAAGCACAGACCGAGTGGGCCACGCCCGCTGAAGAGCAGCCCGTCATGGAGGCCCAGGCCGAGTGGGCCACTCCTGCCGAGGA
The sequence above is drawn from the Archangium gephyra genome and encodes:
- a CDS encoding tetratricopeptide repeat protein; this translates as MRALLLLALLSSNPPTPAQAQKLAAQRAWEDLYLAWSSVDPKGYPPPDRRTIATSLLKGCEALASSDGVMAYSLGERAVLFEETAPGLRCLARTALATDQRGTAEDALRRGLEHFPKDGHFGFELGKLLLEDKDPQGALAALGKVPPRAPEAAKARALMQKARSASSEESAAMAQARAIERRFTGETEDNKGSVQPASGSAPTGLSYESGVASDGMRTRSNSRFVVKYFNNARDFGQRAEYEGRIVSALDEAHFHTRQVLGEAREAPVDVILYTREEFRTHQGSALARMVAGLYSDGAIRINDAAELTQQTKATLVHEYVHAVVDDLVRAAEGGQRVPIWLNEGLAEYVEWRYLGSDKPPHALATRMRGAAQNGQLPRLSDMAGGALIQQRDPALAYGTSAVAVRELLNEGGPARLLELIREVGQGASFEEALRQRYGRGVPELEASVQATLSRR
- a CDS encoding DUF6982 domain-containing protein; translated protein: MNELRGHLGDPGMPAQEQAPALDSAQQPQGYYGEDGQWYAYPAGYDPNQGYDPNQGYAGYDPNQGYAQQPQGYYGEDGQWYAYPAGYDPNQGAQGYDPNQGYAGYDPNQGYAQQPQGYYGDDGQWYAYPAGYDPNQGAQGYDPNQGYAGYDPNQGYDPNQGYAAPQGEAYAAEAPQAYAAEATAQQPESAYASPVPGYVPQQPHPMPDPVKLSLETENLEVPALNEPAPWEEPTPEPLAEAEAEAQPQAEAEPMMFDEAQPATEDVFEVTDTDVSPVSEAIPIPENVPESVDMSDWNDVTAPSAASLSARQLEHDVTAEPESSGPIELGEDDFSSLNSDLQTPAAASAPPVADEPPRTPLRTIEIQHSDIELIEGEGEAPLAAEPVLAEELSQPVSEEWASAPLAVDSEPGSAPQSDDASEEDPMEITASYAIPVYPETSSDAAPVPTLDANDVQSEPASAGGTPTFDVSDLEASPEQDMGPAAETPWETAAEEPAPGAGTEPPTFDMAEVGAEMEPSASASEYGAHMTTLDLHPVQVAPDLQADTVEVADSFEPEATRPSDWGVQTDTLEATPADEQPYDMGNPGDAVPLTSASDFLGHSEQPGAAVSDEPVPLETTDASWSGNEAGSTGEGLQLESAAEYMSTPEFATASATWGHQPETPAEPENTSAYGAPLSEDAGQPPLEAQPEWTTSADGQAAIEVQGEWMTSEPAAATESQPEWSAPAEEQPAMEAQTEWATPAEEQPVMEAQAEWATPAEEQPVMEAQAEWATPAEEQPAAEAQPEWSAPAEEQPVMEAQAEWTTPAEEQPVMEAQAEWATPAEEQPVMEAQAEWATPAEEQPAAEAQPEWSAPAEEQPVMEAQAEWATPAEEQPVMEAQPEWATPAEEQPAAEAQPVMEAQPEWATPAEEQPVMEAQAEWATPAEEQPVMEAQAEWATPAEEQSAAEAQPVMEAQTEWATPAEEQPVMEAQPEWATPAEEQSAAEAQPVMEAQTEWATPAEEQPVMEAQAEWSTPAEEQPAAEVQPEWATPAEEQPVMEAQAEWATPAEEQPAAEVQPEWATPAEEQPAAEVQPDWATPAEEQPVMEAQPEWATPAEEQPAAEVQPDWATPAEEQPVMEAQAEWATPAEEQPAAEAQAEWATPAEEQPVMEAQPEWATPAEEQPVMEAQPEWTAPAEEQPVMEAQAEWATPAEEQPAAEAQPEWATPAEEQPVMEAQPEWATPAEEQPVMEAQPEWATPAEEQPVMEAQPEWATPAEQQPVLEAQTEWATPAEEQPVMEAQAEWATPAEEQQPWMAAAEPAENAEPQAEWASNGATQDWNAPADGQTGWNAPVEEAQPEWVTTESSEAPAVASEWSDSAAEQPVMEAAPEEQAAAWSSAPAETSWGEPAPEASSWEAQQASDTQTDWNAPTTESQGEWGASAHDAEPVSSDRDPSLFGTSSTWSAEQPEPEAQPHWSSQEQAPAWGQSDDSLATPAEELAIAQPPAFDRPTTENDIPIMEAEPEPELPVMEAEPETTEIDLTEDSVELPAVAAPVFVPPPPPAPVARSASLPLQPPAPPMASRLATPPPPPAPVAAPRAPAAVSAAPVAQVLVPGAPPPRATLNAVPAVPASSSAGAVLAPVNAFIDGEHRVIIHTVEGQVKRGAIRDVDLLDEVIPLEQQTGFAPERIPITRVKAIFFMLATGSRPPQPEGRQKVRITFTDGRQVAGFSDDYKNPGQGFFVIPADTRTNTSRIFIYRASVQAVAEG